The following proteins are co-located in the Calliphora vicina chromosome 2, idCalVici1.1, whole genome shotgun sequence genome:
- the LOC135950075 gene encoding uncharacterized protein LOC135950075, producing MRQVQQHYPPYPHHVGVHQIHPPPGVPFMGPASNKPSSNQKTFSSSTLPANSQAARAKRNPNGNNRRTPSILKHYKSCPVSPVHEEVEWSSDSKSIIITEPKRHSVYADDARTILDMIQADTEKMIAEITKKYGDLDDIGVDVYDHASGTRHSQIVASKSVPENLATQRSNLPVGQKRDLAFTPEGAMSPRGVKQPYVPLAPKHSFSEFYVYQEIYQCERKVSLSDILNDNPDQMAEARRLEEARFLETQRHSSASFFLTSNNPFNVDKSQESLLTEEFLDDASYCNSMESILSDESDCKSAPLADMVDKPQPPIPRHAGLRNFIIHGPTSTIAAAQMVSKSYGSSPNAYGSFDYYMQQRHLQHTPSNVSPYESFDVSSYNLEKIKTNEKKKSIPPKPIPTSKTYPKLSESSIKLSINTSSKVSDDIPTSKYKNQQYSSGVSKSISSDFAQQRWQRNSNPMQAEKETYSDKLFKKKVVKEKPPIPAKPENLKSTLTSTVEAVQKLHVKEPLKKSCSFEVDTSDIRCHSRTASVVRKFERNLQKFEKEKQAELQAQKKKNNEARQMRPSVSSGALATQSCLKKVSKFDNSPSRRATSMRQKERPKISVRFNTVSQIKYTPSSKRNKANNSSLTTTCPLNDINLNVSPPLGSSLPNDYGEKTFEMFITENGNDEHDNMTMDSLKLYTKPTLQAVVDEIKQERERDSKHKKNLANKEITQNPAHDTSTTNQCKNIAKQINVIQKLIEMEECKLEQIRQATESRMRPFECDTKQRGYVKSLTMNFDMLAKGIEKDIENEQRRILADSSDSDLCAYARHIKRNVSLPDVLESTESYNFNKKLMQQVQLDCDGLEVEIAKEVKADSDTDNEDEKEDESEKASLEHVAGLIDN from the coding sequence ATGCGTCAAGTACAACAACATTATCCGCCGTATCCTCATCATGTGGGTGTTCATCAAATTCATCCACCACCCGGTGTGCCCTTTATGGGTCCCGCCTCAAATAAACCCTCATCCAATCAGAAAACATTTTCCAGCTCAACACTACCAGCAAATAGTCAAGCTGCTAGAGCTAAACGCAATCCAAATGGCAATAACAGACGTACACctagtattttaaaacattataaatCGTGTCCCGTTTCACCGGTTCACGAGGAAGTTGAATGGTCTTCGGACAGCAAAAGCATTATTATAACCGAACCCAAGCGACATTCGGTGTATGCTGATGATGCTCGCACTATATTGGATATGATACAGGCAGATACTGAGAAGATGATAGCCGAAATTACCAAGAAATATGGTGATTTAGATGATATAGGAGTAGATGTGTATGATCATGCTTCGGGCACTCGACATTCTCAAATTGTGGCCTCGAAATCGGTTCCCGAAAATTTAGCCACTCAACGTAGTAATCTGCCTGTGGGCCAGAAAAGAGATTTAGCATTTACTCCCGAAGGTGCCATGAGTCCCCGAGGAGTTAAACAACCTTATGTGCCGCTTGCACCCAAACATtcattttcagaattttatgtCTATCAAGAAATATATCAATGTGAACGTAAGGTCTCTCTGTCCGATATATTAAATGACAATCCTGACCAAATGGCTGAAGCTAGACGTCTGGAAGAGGCTAGATTCTTAGAGACTCAAAGACACTCGTCAGCCTCGTTTTTCCTAACATCAAACAATCCTTTTAATGTCGACAAAAGTCAAGAATCTTTGTTGACTGAAGAGTTCCTAGACGATGCTAGCTATTGCAATAGCATGGAAAGTATTTTGTCAGATGAGAGCGATTGTAAGAGTGCTCCTTTGGCTGACATGGTCGACAAACCGCAACCACCTATTCCTAGACATGCTGGTTTAAGAAATTTCATTATTCATGGTCCCACATCGACAATTGCAGCCGCTCAAATGGTTTCAAAATCATATGGCTCCAGTCCCAATGCTTATGGTAGTTTTGACTACTACATGCAACAGCGTCATCTCCAACACACTCCCTCTAATGTTTCACCCTACGAGAGTTTCGATGTTTCTAGTTACAATTTAGAAAAGATTAAGACAAACGAAAAAAAGAAATCTATACCACCAAAACCTATACCAACCTCAAAAACATATCCTAAGTTATCAGAATCCTCTATTAAACTCTCTATTAACACCTCTTCTAAGGTTTCCGACGATATACccacatccaaatataaaaatcaacagTACAGTTCGGGCGTCAGTAAAAGTATTAGTTCGGATTTTGCTCAACAACGTTGGCAACGAAACTCGAATCCTATGCAAGCAGAGAAAGAAACCTACAGtgacaaattgtttaaaaagaaaGTGGTAAAGGAAAAACCTCCTATACCCGCCAAAccagaaaatctaaaatccacCTTGACTTCCACCGTTGAGGCGGTACAAAAATTACATGTTAAGGAACCTTTAAAGAAGTCCTGCTCCTTTGAAGTGGATACCTCAGATATACGTTGTCACTCACGCACAGCTAGTGTGGTAAGAAAGTTTGAGAGAAATTTACAAAAGTTTGAAAAGGAGAAGCAAGCAGAATTGCAAgcccaaaaaaagaaaaacaatgaagCCAGACAAATGAGGCCGTCCGTAAGCTCGGGAGCTTTGGCCACACAAAGTTGCTTGAAAAAGGTATCAAAATTTGATAACTCTCCCTCAAGACGAGCCACTTCAATGAGACAAAAGGAAAGACCTAAAATATCCGTGCGTTTTAATACTGTATCGCAAATTAAATACACACCCAGTTCGAAAAGAAATAAGGCCAATAACTCTTCCCTGACCACCACTTGTCCCCTAAATGACATCAATTTAAATGTGTCTCCTCCCCTGGGTTCAAGTCTTCCCAATGATTATGGTGAGAAAACTTTTGAAATGTTCATAACCGAAAATGGTAACGACGAACATGACAATATGACCATGGATAGTTTGAAATTGTACACTAAACCAACTCTGCAAGCCGTGGTCGATGAGATTAAACAGGAAAGAGAAAGAGACTCGAAGCACAAGAAAAATTTGGCTAATAAGGAAATTACCCAAAATCCAGCACACGACACCTCAACCACTAACCAGTGTAAAAATATAGCCAAACAGATTAATGTCATTCAGAAACTAATCGAAATGGAGGAGTGCAAATTAGAACAAATAAGACAGGCCACCGAATCACGCATGCGACCCTTCGAATGTGACACCAAACAAAGGGGCTATGTGAAATCTCTTACCATGAATTTTGATATGCTGGCCAAAGGCATTGAGAAAGACATAGAAAACGAACAGAGACGAATTTTAGCCGACAGTTCGGACTCGGATCTGTGTGCTTATGCTCGTCATATCAAACGCAACGTTAGCCTTCCCGATGTCTTGGAAAGTACGGAATCCtataattttaataagaaaCTAATGCAACAAGTTCAATTAGATTGTGATGGCCTGGAAGTCGAAATAGCTAAAGAAGTAAAGGCCGATTCGGATACAGACAATGAAGATGAAAAAGAAGACGAGAGTGAGAAGGCTTCTTTGGAGCATGTTGCAGGTCTGATTGATAATTGA